A window of Pseudomonas denitrificans (nom. rej.) genomic DNA:
CAGGTGCCACTGGAACCACTGGCAAACATTCCCGCCGGCACCTTGCTACTGGCTGTTTGTGGTGATGAGGACGAACGCGTCGCCTGCGATGACGCGCGACGCGTCTACGCGGAGAGCACCCAGGTCGCACCGCGCGACAAGGACCTGCTCCTGCTGCGCAGCGACCGCCACGGCAGCCCGCCGCTGCTGGCCAATCACGCAGCGCCGACCGCGCCGCGTTTCGATCCGCGCTACCCGCCCAGCGACTCTTCCAGCTGGCTGCTCAACCGCGTGCAGGAACGTGTGAAGCAGCGGCTCAAGCAGGGGCAACCCTCGGCGCACAATGCTCTGGCCACCGATGCGATGGACTGGTTCGGACCGTGGAAGTTGTTCGATGCGCTGTGCGATGCGGCCTTCTACGGCCAGGACCGCGACTACGCGTTGGGCGGCGGGCCGGCGCAGCTGTCCATGGGGCGCTGGAGCGATGGAACTCCGGTCAAGGCGATCCAGCGGTTGTCCCAATCCCGCCCCTGATGGTTCGGGCGCAGGGCGGGTTCGCGAGCAAGCTCGCTACGAAGAACCACGCCGCCCTGGCTCTGGCTCTTAAAGACTTCCAGAGAAGTCTCCGCACGCTCCGGAGTGCCCCTTTCAGGAGGCCGAAGGTGATCGGAGTTTCAGGGGTTGAGCGACATGGATGTCGCGAGAGCGTTGTCGGGCCAGGGATGGCCCGTCAACGCGGGCCCCTGGAACTCCGAAGAACCGAGGGTACTTTTCGCGAAGCGAAAAGCCGGATGCCAGGGGCGAGACCTTTGCCTACTTTGGGTGGGGCGGCCATCCGTCTTTCCAAAGTAGGTCGCCCGAGGGGGCGAAACACGGAGTCCACGCGCACGCCGAAGCGGCGCCGAAATACCCAAGTCGAAGCAGCAAACCTGCAACACCAGTAAAAACGTCGGCCCTACCGACGGATCGCGGGCATGGCCCGCTTCTACCTGGATAATCCTGTGCCGGCCTCAGCCCTCTCCCCCCGCCCTCTCCCTGAAGGGAGAGGGAGCCCCCGGTATGGCCGGGAGGCACGGAGTTCCGCTTGATGCCGTACAGTCCCCTCTCCCTTCGGAGCGGGGCGCGCAGCCAGGGTTAGGGAGAGAGCCCCCCTGGCAAGGATTTTCAGAAGAAGACAGTTGCTCCTACAGGGTCCAGTCGACTCAGCTACCGCTGCTCTCCATCACCGCGCCCTTGAACACATCGTCCAGCGGCACCTGGTAGCCGATGGCAAGGCGGTTGGTCTCGTTGGCCATGGCCACCACCGCCATCAGCTCGCCGAGCATGGCGTCGTCCATCCCGGCCTTGCGCGCCGCGGCGCCGTGGGAGCCGATGCAGTAATTGCAGTTGTTGGTGACGCTGACGGCGACGTAGATCAGCTCCTTAACCAGCGGATCGAGCTGCCCCGGCCCCATGACTTCCTTGAGACTTTCCCAGGTGCGCTTGAGAGTCTGCGGATGGTTGGCGAGGGCCTTCCAGAAGTTATTCACCCAGTCGATCTTGCGGGTCGCCATGATGTCGTCGTAGACGGCACGGACTTCAGGACTGGCTTCGGCGTACTCGATGAGCTGGAAGGACATGGGGTCTCCTAACGGAAAGGAATAAGAAAAGCAGAATTCAGAATTGGATGGCGGATCAGACGATGGAGAAAGATAAGGCGCTTTCTCCCATCCCCGTCAAGGAATCAGACCCATGCAACGCCTCCCCGCCCTGCTCTTCGCCGCCGCCCTGCTGCCCGCCGCGAGCCAGGCTGCCCAGCCCGGCCTGTGGGACACCTACGCCAGCCTCAAGCAGCACACTTTCGTCGACCTGACCCACTCGTTCGACAGCAACACGCCGCACTGGAAAGGCTTCGAACCCATGGGCCGCAAGACGCTCTACACCGTGGACAAGGATGGCTTCCAGGTGGAGCTGTACAGCCACGTCGGCCAGTGGGGCACCCACGTCGACCCGCCGGTGCACTTCCACAAGGGCCTGCGCAGCGTCGACCAGCTCGATGTGAAGGAGCAGTTCCTGCCGCTGGTGGTGTTCGACATCCATGAACAGGTGGCGAAGAACCCCGACTACGTACTCACCCTCGCCGATGTGAAGGCCTGGGAGGCCAGGCATGGTGCGGTACCGGAAGGCTCCTTCGCGGCGCTGCGCACCGACTGGTCCCAGCGCTGGCCAGACCAGGCGAAGATGCAGAACCAGGACGCCAACGGCGTGGCGCACTATCCGGGCTGGAGCAAGGAGGCGCTGGTGTACCTCTACGAGACGCGCAAGATCACTGCATCGGGCCACGAGACCACCGACACCGATCCGGGCATCGCCACCAGTAAGGACGACTATTCGCTGGAGTCCTACATCCTGGGCACCAACCACTACCAGATCGAACTGCTCGCCAACCTCGACAAGGTGCCCGAAGCCGGCGCGCTGGCGGTGGTGAGTTTCCCGAAGATTGCCCAGGGTACGGGCTTCCCGGCGCGGGTGTTTGCGATTCTGCCGTGAAGGCGGCCCTTACGAAGAACATAAAAAAACGCGGCCCGAGGGCCGCGTTCTTTATTGCTCGAGCGTCGATCAGTGAACCAGGATCGAAGCCTTCTTCTGACGCACCTTCTCTGGGTTGATCAGGAAGCGCGCCAGCGCCGGCAGCAGCCACAGGGCGCCGAACATGTTCCAGAGGAGCATGAAGGTCAGCATCAGGCCCATGTCGGCCTGGAACTTGATCGCCGAGAAGATCCAGGTGGCGACGCCGATGGCCAGGCACAGGCCGGTGAACAGGACCGCTTTGCCCGTGGACTTCAGGGTCTCGTAGTAGGCTTCCTGCAGGGACAGGCCCTGGCGCAGGAAGGACTCCAGGCGGGTGTAGATGTAGATGCCGTAATCCACGCCGATACCCACGCCCAGCGCGATCACCGGCAGGGTCGCCACCTTCACGCCGATGCCCAGGGTCGCCATCAGCGCGTTGCCCAGCACCGAGGTGAGGATCAGCGGCAGCACGATGCACAGGGTCGCGGCGAAGGAGCGGAAGGTGATCAGGCACATCAGCGCAACGCAGATGTACACCAGGATCAGGATGGTCAGTTCCGAGTGCTTGATCACGTCGTTGGTGGCGGCCTCGATACCGGCGTTACCGGCGGCGAGCTTGAACTTCAGGTCGTCCTTCTCGTTGGCCTTGGCGAAGTCCTGAACGACGGCCACGGCGCGGTCGAGGGTCTCGGCCTTGTGGTCGTTGAGGAACACCAGCAGGGGTGCCAGCGAGCAGTTGCTGTTGAACAGGCCTTCGGCGCGGCTGATGGAGTTGTTCAGCACGTCCTGGTTGCGCGACAGCGACTCCCACTTCAGGTTGCCTTCGTTCATGCCCTTGATCATCTGCTTGGAGACGGTGACCAGGGAGATGGCCGACTGCACGCCCTGGGTGTTCTCCAGGCGCCAGGCCAGCTCGTCGATGGCGGACAGGGTCTTGTGGGTGGAGCAGCCTTCGGCCTCGGACGCCACCATCACCACCAGCACGTCGGAGCTGGTCGAGTAGTTGCGGATGATGAAGTCGTTGTCCAGGTTGTAGCGCGAATCCGGACGCAGTTCCGGCGCGCCCTGGTCGAGGTCGCCGATCTTCAGGTGATGGCCCTGCCACATGCCGCCGGCGAACATCGCCAGGGCAATGACCACGGAAATCGGCGCCACCGACGGGCTGGCGAAGTTGGACAGCGCACGCCAGAAGGGATGGTCGCGCACGGCGTCTTCCTTGCTGCGCTGTACCGCCTTCTTGCTGATGCCGATGTAGGAAATGGCGACCGGCAGCAGGATCAGGTTGGTGAACACGATCACCGCCACGCCGATGGACGCGCCGATGGCCAGTTCGCGGATCACGCCGATGTCGATCACCAGCAGGGTGATGAAGCCCACGGCGTCCGCGAGGATCGCGATCATGCCCGGCAGGAACAGCTGGCGGAAGGTGCGGCGGGCGGCCAGCAGCGGGGTTTCCGCGTCACTGGACTGCAGGGCGATACCGTTGATCTTCTGCACGCCATGGGAAATACCGATGGCGAAGATCAGGAACGGCACCAGCATCGAGTACGGGTCCAGCCCGAAGCCGATGATGTGCAGCAGGCCCAGCTGCCAGATCACCGCCACCAGGGTGGTGGACAGCACGGCGATGGTGGAGCGCACGCACTTGGTAAACCACAGCAGCAGCACCAGGGTGATGACGAAGCAGATGCCGAAGAAGCCGACCACCATCAGCAGGCCGTCGATCAGGTCACCGACCTTCTTGGCGAAGCCGGTGATGTGGATCTTCACGTTGGGGTTCTGCAGCTGGTACTTGTCGCGGATCTTCTCTTCCAGTTCATGGGAGAACTGGCGGTAGTCCAGCTTCATCAGCTTGCCCTGGTCCTTCGGGTCCGGGTAGACCTCCAGCAGCGGCACGTCGACGATGCTCGACTTGAAGTTGTTGGCCACCAGGCGGCCGATCTGGCCGGACTTGAGCACGTTGTTGCGCAGCAGGTCCAGGGCCTTGGCGGAACCGTCGTAGGTCTGCGGGATCACCTCGCCACCGGCGAAGCCTTCCTCGGTCACTTCGGTCCAGCGCACGCTCGGGCTCCACAGCGACTTCATGCCGGAGCGGTCGACGCCGGGGATGTAGAAGACCTCGTCATGGATCTGCCGCAGCGTCTCCATGTATTCCTTGGTGAAGATGTCGCCATTCACCGCTTCCACCGAGATGCGCACGGTGTTGCCGAGGTTGGCCAGGTCGTTGCGGTGCTCCAGCATGTTCTGGATGAACGGGTGCTGCAGCGGGATCATCTTCTCGAAGCTGGTGGACGGACGCACCTGCGTGGCCGACCAGGCGAGGAAGACGGTCACCAGCAGGCACGCGATGATCACGAACGGCCGGTGGGTGAAGATGATGCGTTCCAGGAAAGTCGCCTTGTCCTGTTGATGCTTGTTCAGAGCGTTCATTGCGGCTCCCCGGCTTATTGTTGTTCTGTCAGCTCGGCGCCGGTCGCCGAAGCCAGGTGGATACCGCCCTGGCCGACCAGGACCAGGTTGCCATTGCCGGCCGCGCTCACGCCCGCGAGGGACAGGCGATCCGGACGGTTGACGACACTGAAGCTCACGCCGTCGTCCTTGCTCTCCAGCACGCTGCCGCCATGGCCGACGACGACGATGGTGCCGTCATCCAGCAGGCTGCCTTCGGAGAGGCCGAACTCCAGCTCGCCGCCGTTGGCGGTGGGCAGGCTGACCTGCTGCCAGGTGCTGCCGAAATCGGTGGAGCGGAACAGGTGGCCGCGCAGACCGTAGGCCAGGACGGTGCCGGCCTGGGTGGTGCCGGTGGCGCCGAACAGCGAGCCTTCGTACGGGCCCTGGAGTTTTTCCCAGGTCTCGCCCCAGTCCTTGGAGCGGAACATGCTGCCCGCCTCGCCGACCACGAACAGGCCGGAATCCTTCACCGCCGTGATGGCGTTGAGGTGGAACTGGTCTTCGTTGTCCAGGCGGTCGCTGACGTCTTCCCAGTGCTGGCCGCCGTCGGTGGTTTCCAGCAGCGCGCCATAGGCGCCCACGGCCATGCCGTGGTTCTCGTCCTGGAACCAGATGTCCAGCAGCGGCGCTTCGCGCTTGAGGTCCTCGAACTGGCGCACCCAGGTGGTGCCGCCATCGGTGGTGGCCAGGACCTGGGCGTCATGGCCGACGGCCCAGCCCTTCTTGTCGCTGATGAAGAATACCGAGGTCAGCAGCTGGCGGGTCGGCACGGTGGCCTGGGTCCAGCTCTTGCCTGCGTCGTCGGAATAGAGAATGTGCCCGTGATCACCCACCGCGATCAGCCGCTTGCCGGCATGGGCAATGCTCAGCAGCAGGCTGCTGGAGGCCTTGGCGGAAACGATCGAGTTGGAATCACTGGCGGCGTCCGTTGCGGCAACGGCATGCAGCGGAGCCAGGGACATCATCAGGAAGGAAAACGCGCCGAGCAGGGAAACCGTCTTGCGCGACATCGGGAAGGAGCTTCGCACTCCCGATACGGGCTGCTCGCTCGAAGTGCGCCACAGGGGCTCACGCATATGCCTTTACCTCTTTTTCTTATGCAGGCGGTATGTAGTTTGGAGCTATATAGCCAGCCTTTTCCGAGGCTGACAATTAACGGCACGTTATCTTTTGTTAAGCCCTGGCCGCCTCACTCGAAAGGATGACTGCGTTTTGCCATCTCAGCCGAAAGGCGCGCAGCTGGGTGCTTTCAGCGGGTTGAGCGGTAACACTTTTCGTCTCCGCCCTACAGGGTCTGGCGACTTTTCGACCACAAATGAAAAAGCCCGCCGAAGGGCGGGCTCTTTCAGGCATGACACGAACTCAGCGGGTGCCGCGGCGACGCAGTGCGGACGGGCTGAAGTAGGAGTCGTCCGGTACGGCCTGGCCGAAGTCGATGGTGCTCGGCTCTTCGTTGTCCAGGTTCTGTACGTGGTAGCGACGGGCCTGCAGGTCGTGGAAGGTATCCAGAGCGGTCCAGGTGGTGGGCAGCTCGTAGTAGTTCTTCAGGTAGGCCAGCGAAACACGCCACAGCTCGCCGCGACCGTCGTACTGGTCGACTTCGGCGGCACCCCAGCTGTCTTCGTCCAGGAACAGCACGCGCTTGGAGTAGATGTGGCGCGAGCCCGGCTTCAGGGTGCCTTCGACGACCCACACGCGGTGCAGTTCGTAGCGGGTGTACTTCGGGTTCAGGTGGCTGGGGGTCAGCAGATCCTTGTACTTAACATCAGGGCTGGAAACCTTGTAGTTGTTGTACGGGATGTACATTTCCTTCTTGCCGATCAGTTTCCACTCGTAGCGATCCGGCGAACCGTTGAACATGTCGGTGTCGTCGGCGGTACGCAGGCCGTCAGCGGCAGCGATCGGGGTGTCGTAAGCCAGGTTCGGCGCACGGCGCACGCGGCGCTGGCCAGCGTTGTAGCCCCAGGCCTGACGCGGCTCCTTCACCTGATCCAGGGTCTCGTGAACCAGCGCGGCACCACCGGCCAGGCGAGCCGGGCTCTTGGTGAACGACAGGTAGTAGAACAGCAGGTTGTTCAGGTCAGCGAAGCTCTTGCCCTGGACGTAGTACTTGAACAGTGCTTCCTGCTGCGAGGTCACCAGCGAGTAGTCACCATTACGCTGCACGGCCACTTCGGACGCACGACGCACGATGAAGGTACCGCGGTAACGAGCGATGTGGTTCCACACCGCCTCCACGCCGCTCTGCGGGATCGGGAACGGAATGCCGCCGAAGGCATCGACGAAGCCGTTGCCGCCCTCGGCCAGCTTGGCGCTGGTGGCGTTCTTCAGGGTGTTGTCATACACCCACTGCGGTGCCGAACCACTGCGGCGGCTCGGGTACACCGGCATCTGGAAGGTGTCCGGGTAGGTGGCGAACAGCGCCAGGGTGCCCGGCGTCAGGTTGGCCTTGTACTGGTCCAGGTTCGCCTTGGTGATGGTGTACAGCGGCTTGTCGGCGGCAAACGGGTCGATGTGGTGCTGGCCCGGCTTGTAGCCGGCCGGCGCCTGGGTAATGCCACCGGTCCAGGCCGGAATGGTGCCGGCGGCGTTGCCGGCCTTTTCCGCGCCCAT
This region includes:
- a CDS encoding carboxymuconolactone decarboxylase family protein, translating into MSFQLIEYAEASPEVRAVYDDIMATRKIDWVNNFWKALANHPQTLKRTWESLKEVMGPGQLDPLVKELIYVAVSVTNNCNYCIGSHGAAARKAGMDDAMLGELMAVVAMANETNRLAIGYQVPLDDVFKGAVMESSGS
- a CDS encoding cyclase family protein, whose protein sequence is MQRLPALLFAAALLPAASQAAQPGLWDTYASLKQHTFVDLTHSFDSNTPHWKGFEPMGRKTLYTVDKDGFQVELYSHVGQWGTHVDPPVHFHKGLRSVDQLDVKEQFLPLVVFDIHEQVAKNPDYVLTLADVKAWEARHGAVPEGSFAALRTDWSQRWPDQAKMQNQDANGVAHYPGWSKEALVYLYETRKITASGHETTDTDPGIATSKDDYSLESYILGTNHYQIELLANLDKVPEAGALAVVSFPKIAQGTGFPARVFAILP
- a CDS encoding efflux RND transporter permease subunit yields the protein MNALNKHQQDKATFLERIIFTHRPFVIIACLLVTVFLAWSATQVRPSTSFEKMIPLQHPFIQNMLEHRNDLANLGNTVRISVEAVNGDIFTKEYMETLRQIHDEVFYIPGVDRSGMKSLWSPSVRWTEVTEEGFAGGEVIPQTYDGSAKALDLLRNNVLKSGQIGRLVANNFKSSIVDVPLLEVYPDPKDQGKLMKLDYRQFSHELEEKIRDKYQLQNPNVKIHITGFAKKVGDLIDGLLMVVGFFGICFVITLVLLLWFTKCVRSTIAVLSTTLVAVIWQLGLLHIIGFGLDPYSMLVPFLIFAIGISHGVQKINGIALQSSDAETPLLAARRTFRQLFLPGMIAILADAVGFITLLVIDIGVIRELAIGASIGVAVIVFTNLILLPVAISYIGISKKAVQRSKEDAVRDHPFWRALSNFASPSVAPISVVIALAMFAGGMWQGHHLKIGDLDQGAPELRPDSRYNLDNDFIIRNYSTSSDVLVVMVASEAEGCSTHKTLSAIDELAWRLENTQGVQSAISLVTVSKQMIKGMNEGNLKWESLSRNQDVLNNSISRAEGLFNSNCSLAPLLVFLNDHKAETLDRAVAVVQDFAKANEKDDLKFKLAAGNAGIEAATNDVIKHSELTILILVYICVALMCLITFRSFAATLCIVLPLILTSVLGNALMATLGIGVKVATLPVIALGVGIGVDYGIYIYTRLESFLRQGLSLQEAYYETLKSTGKAVLFTGLCLAIGVATWIFSAIKFQADMGLMLTFMLLWNMFGALWLLPALARFLINPEKVRQKKASILVH
- a CDS encoding WD40/YVTN/BNR-like repeat-containing protein; the encoded protein is MREPLWRTSSEQPVSGVRSSFPMSRKTVSLLGAFSFLMMSLAPLHAVAATDAASDSNSIVSAKASSSLLLSIAHAGKRLIAVGDHGHILYSDDAGKSWTQATVPTRQLLTSVFFISDKKGWAVGHDAQVLATTDGGTTWVRQFEDLKREAPLLDIWFQDENHGMAVGAYGALLETTDGGQHWEDVSDRLDNEDQFHLNAITAVKDSGLFVVGEAGSMFRSKDWGETWEKLQGPYEGSLFGATGTTQAGTVLAYGLRGHLFRSTDFGSTWQQVSLPTANGGELEFGLSEGSLLDDGTIVVVGHGGSVLESKDDGVSFSVVNRPDRLSLAGVSAAGNGNLVLVGQGGIHLASATGAELTEQQ
- a CDS encoding DUF1329 domain-containing protein; its protein translation is MRNMRTLVGAAVALALSAGSALAAVSPQDAAKLQSTLTPMGAEKAGNAAGTIPAWTGGITQAPAGYKPGQHHIDPFAADKPLYTITKANLDQYKANLTPGTLALFATYPDTFQMPVYPSRRSGSAPQWVYDNTLKNATSAKLAEGGNGFVDAFGGIPFPIPQSGVEAVWNHIARYRGTFIVRRASEVAVQRNGDYSLVTSQQEALFKYYVQGKSFADLNNLLFYYLSFTKSPARLAGGAALVHETLDQVKEPRQAWGYNAGQRRVRRAPNLAYDTPIAAADGLRTADDTDMFNGSPDRYEWKLIGKKEMYIPYNNYKVSSPDVKYKDLLTPSHLNPKYTRYELHRVWVVEGTLKPGSRHIYSKRVLFLDEDSWGAAEVDQYDGRGELWRVSLAYLKNYYELPTTWTALDTFHDLQARRYHVQNLDNEEPSTIDFGQAVPDDSYFSPSALRRRGTR